From Bordetella flabilis, the proteins below share one genomic window:
- the cadR gene encoding Cd(II)/Pb(II)-responsive transcriptional regulator codes for MKIGELAKAAGTTVETVRYYEKEGLLPAPERGVNNYRSYGPLHAERLRLIRNCRALDMTQDEIRAILTLADSQGADCGPINEIFEDHMRHVDERIAELTQLKAQLSALRQRCASARPHAEDCGILHGLAEMQVEQRPERHTHLG; via the coding sequence ATGAAGATCGGCGAACTGGCCAAGGCGGCCGGCACCACCGTCGAGACGGTGCGGTACTACGAGAAGGAAGGCCTGCTGCCCGCCCCGGAAAGAGGCGTCAACAACTATCGCAGCTATGGGCCGCTGCATGCGGAGCGCCTGCGCCTGATCCGCAACTGCCGCGCGCTGGACATGACCCAGGACGAAATCCGCGCGATCCTCACCCTGGCGGACAGCCAGGGCGCCGACTGCGGCCCGATCAACGAGATTTTCGAAGACCACATGCGACACGTCGACGAACGCATTGCCGAGCTCACCCAGCTCAAGGCCCAATTGTCGGCTCTGCGGCAACGTTGCGCGTCTGCCCGTCCGCACGCGGAGGACTGTGGGATCCTGCACGGCCTGGCGGAAATGCAGGTCGAGCAGCGTCCCGAACGTCACACCCACCTGGGTTGA
- a CDS encoding MmgE/PrpD family protein has product MDDLESWKRLSREHRGITMALASFIADLRPASVPAATRDVLAKALVDGLGCGLYGLATPWGGIMRDYARDRGGPAEAGLWGGQARVSVGNSVLAAGTAIHSFDFDDHSRAKIHPGALVLPVVLALGEREGADGPTVMTAMAAGYETMNRVSQAANPSRARMRGWHLTGTTGTFAAAAAASVILGLDAETTASALGLAGTQSAGLWAFTADGGMSKRMHPGRSAEAGVAAALLAARGFAGPRYILEAEDGGFLFGMSDDPRPGMITEGLGSRWHTDATCFKPYACCGSNHACVDAVLALRREHAVEAADVARIVAGIPAVVNTQTGFTYRADSVLNAQMSLQYNIAVALADGQAYLEQFTPERIVEEDVVDLAARVAIEIDPEIDRAYPAIYGGRVTLEMRDGRRLTRRIEYSLGMPENPMPHAEIERKYLSLGSAAVGEPAARRILDLANGAFDARSIAPLNAALAEAEVIALEPAVL; this is encoded by the coding sequence ATGGATGATCTGGAATCGTGGAAGCGCTTGTCGCGCGAGCATCGCGGCATCACGATGGCGCTGGCGAGCTTCATCGCCGACCTGCGGCCCGCTTCGGTCCCCGCCGCCACGCGCGACGTGCTGGCCAAGGCGCTGGTCGATGGCCTGGGCTGCGGGCTGTACGGCCTGGCCACGCCCTGGGGCGGCATCATGCGCGACTACGCGCGCGATCGGGGCGGGCCGGCGGAAGCGGGCCTGTGGGGCGGGCAGGCGCGTGTCAGCGTGGGCAACAGCGTGCTGGCCGCAGGAACCGCCATACACAGTTTCGACTTCGACGACCATAGCCGCGCCAAGATCCACCCGGGCGCCCTCGTGCTGCCCGTCGTGCTGGCGCTCGGGGAGCGCGAGGGCGCCGACGGGCCGACGGTCATGACGGCCATGGCGGCCGGCTACGAAACCATGAACCGGGTCAGCCAGGCCGCCAATCCCAGCCGCGCGCGCATGCGCGGTTGGCACCTGACGGGCACGACGGGGACCTTTGCTGCGGCGGCCGCCGCCAGCGTCATCCTGGGCCTGGATGCCGAGACCACGGCCAGCGCCCTGGGCCTGGCCGGGACGCAATCCGCCGGCCTTTGGGCCTTTACCGCGGACGGCGGGATGAGCAAGCGCATGCATCCGGGCCGCTCGGCCGAGGCAGGGGTGGCGGCCGCGTTGCTGGCCGCGCGCGGCTTCGCCGGCCCGCGCTACATCCTGGAGGCCGAGGACGGCGGTTTTCTCTTCGGCATGTCCGACGATCCCCGTCCCGGCATGATTACCGAAGGCCTGGGGTCGCGCTGGCATACGGACGCCACCTGCTTCAAGCCGTACGCCTGCTGCGGCAGCAATCACGCCTGCGTGGACGCCGTTCTGGCGCTGCGGCGCGAGCATGCCGTCGAAGCGGCCGACGTCGCGCGCATCGTCGCGGGCATTCCCGCGGTCGTGAACACGCAGACCGGGTTTACCTACCGTGCGGACTCGGTCCTGAATGCGCAGATGAGCCTGCAGTACAACATCGCCGTCGCGCTGGCGGACGGCCAGGCCTATCTGGAGCAGTTCACGCCTGAACGCATCGTCGAGGAGGACGTGGTGGATCTGGCCGCGCGCGTGGCCATCGAAATAGACCCGGAAATCGACCGTGCATACCCGGCGATCTACGGCGGCAGGGTCACGCTGGAAATGCGCGACGGCAGGCGCCTGACGCGACGTATCGAGTATTCGCTGGGCATGCCGGAGAACCCCATGCCCCATGCGGAAATCGAGCGCAAGTACCTGTCCCTGGGCAGCGCGGCGGTGGGAGAACCGGCGGCGCGTCGTATCCTCGATCTGGCGAACGGGGCCTTCGATGCGCGCTCGATCGCGCCGCTGAACGCCGCGCTCGCCGAGGCCGAGGTCATCGCCCTCGAGCCCGCCGTGCTGTGA
- a CDS encoding MmgE/PrpD family protein, whose translation MSQTLSERLADHFASFDAATLSDASRTAVKRLLLDYLGVAVAGSQTGSGEIARRFAQSSGGYPEATLIGDGTRVPAMQAAFANAISSHSVELDDIDVLALFHFSPPVYSAALATAERVKANGKALLAALAAGCEAMERVSKAANVSLRNRGYHTTPTCGIFGATVASARLLGLSAEQIVSALGLAGAQSGGLMEMYGPSMQKRFNPGPASRNGVTAALMAQLGFTGAATIFEGERGFLKAFTDSSDPSQLVKDLDQPYVLDIEFKPYSCARPIHNAIDCALDIRRKHAPDLDRIKRIRMARHPDWALYHQNAHPTTYHEAQVSLPYSVAVALTDGQALFPQYNNARLKEPMLKKLSEMVEITVDESLPRGVSCLMTMEMEDGSTYRSQVDYPKGSIQNAMSDEELRAKFDSLAIPVLGAARAAQVADQVADIERCGDVGELMRLLGGSQKGQGGAGSA comes from the coding sequence ATGTCCCAGACCTTATCCGAACGACTCGCAGACCATTTCGCTTCCTTCGATGCGGCCACGCTGTCCGATGCCAGCCGCACGGCCGTCAAACGCCTGCTGCTGGACTACCTGGGCGTGGCCGTGGCGGGCAGCCAGACCGGCAGCGGCGAGATCGCCCGCCGTTTCGCCCAGTCGAGCGGCGGCTACCCGGAAGCGACGCTCATCGGCGACGGCACGCGCGTGCCTGCCATGCAGGCCGCCTTCGCCAACGCCATTTCGTCGCACAGCGTTGAACTGGACGACATCGACGTGCTGGCGCTGTTCCACTTCAGTCCGCCGGTCTATTCGGCCGCGCTCGCCACCGCCGAGCGCGTGAAGGCGAATGGCAAGGCGCTGCTGGCCGCGCTGGCCGCCGGCTGCGAGGCGATGGAGCGGGTCAGCAAGGCCGCCAATGTATCGCTGCGCAATCGCGGGTATCACACCACGCCGACCTGCGGCATCTTCGGCGCCACCGTCGCATCGGCCAGGCTGCTGGGCCTGTCCGCCGAGCAGATCGTCTCGGCCCTGGGCCTGGCGGGCGCGCAATCGGGCGGGCTGATGGAGATGTACGGGCCTTCCATGCAGAAGCGCTTCAACCCCGGACCCGCGTCGCGCAACGGCGTGACCGCGGCGCTGATGGCGCAGCTGGGTTTTACCGGCGCGGCCACCATCTTCGAGGGCGAACGTGGATTCCTGAAGGCTTTCACCGACAGCAGCGATCCAAGCCAATTGGTCAAGGACCTGGACCAGCCCTATGTGCTGGACATCGAGTTCAAGCCGTATTCCTGCGCCCGCCCGATCCACAACGCCATCGATTGCGCCCTCGATATCCGCCGCAAGCATGCGCCCGACCTCGACCGCATCAAGCGCATCCGCATGGCGCGCCATCCCGATTGGGCGCTGTACCACCAGAACGCCCACCCGACGACCTACCACGAGGCGCAGGTCAGCCTGCCGTATTCGGTCGCGGTGGCGCTGACCGACGGCCAGGCGCTCTTTCCCCAGTACAACAACGCGCGGCTGAAGGAGCCCATGCTGAAGAAGCTGTCCGAAATGGTGGAGATCACGGTCGACGAGAGCCTGCCGCGCGGGGTGTCCTGCCTCATGACGATGGAAATGGAGGATGGCAGTACGTACCGGTCCCAGGTCGACTATCCCAAGGGGTCCATCCAGAACGCCATGTCCGACGAGGAACTGCGCGCCAAGTTCGACAGCCTGGCCATACCGGTCCTGGGCGCCGCTCGCGCCGCCCAGGTGGCCGACCAGGTGGCCGACATCGAGCGCTGCGGCGATGTCGGCGAACTGATGCGCCTGCTCGGCGGCTCCCAGAAGGGGCAGGGCGGGGCCGGGTCCGCCTGA
- a CDS encoding heavy metal translocating P-type ATPase, with protein sequence MPDMSRKTVPILVRAETPHTHVHRSGHDHGYHHGHDHGHDHRHDHGIGHGHHQGDGGHCCGHTHAKQTGPHTEPHTGPDAGHDARHAADVTAPRNGAAAAALPLEPGTVLTRIRIAQMDCPTEETLLRKRLGNVAAVRALDFDLMARVLSVVHQPEALDEVLDGIRALGMTPDVLAATPDRAGPASAPAAAEPPRWKLLALAGVLAALAEAAHFAGAADVATAVLALGSVLACGLNTYRKGWIAVRNGNLNINALMSIAVTGAAIIGQWPEAAMVMFLFNVAEQIEARSLDRARHAVRALLDLAPPTATRRQADGSWADVAAAELAVGDIVRVRPGERIAADGIVTSGRSSVDQSAITGESLPADKTPGDTVYAATVNAQGSFEYRVSAAAQDTTLARIIHAVEQATARRAPMQRFIDRFSRVYTPAVVGVAVLAACVPPLLWAQPWTEAVYRALALLIIACPCALVISTPVTVVSALTAASRRGILIKGGVYLENGRKLRWLALDKTGTLTHGRPTLTDLQPVGGAAATMPVDERARAPGGGAMKENEAATSGTARAARLVASLAARSDHPVSRAIAAGHAGELHLVDDFAALPGRGVTGRIDGRQYHLGNRRLMDERGAATPALVQALDALEAEGKTAVALCDESGALAVAAVSDTVRPASRAAIQELHALGIRTLMLSGDNTAAVRTVAGELGIDDARGDQLPEEKLAALESRMGDGLVGMVGDGINDAPALARADIGFAMGAAGTGTAIETADVALMDDDLRKIGDFVRLSRATHAVLVQNIALALGIKAVFLGLALAGMATLWMAVFADVGTSLLVVANGMRLLKKSPA encoded by the coding sequence ATGCCGGACATGAGCAGAAAGACCGTACCCATCCTTGTCCGGGCCGAAACGCCGCACACCCACGTCCACCGCAGCGGGCACGACCATGGGTATCACCATGGGCATGACCACGGCCATGATCATCGACATGACCATGGAATCGGCCATGGCCATCACCAAGGGGACGGCGGCCATTGCTGCGGACATACGCACGCGAAGCAAACGGGGCCGCATACAGAGCCGCATACGGGGCCGGATGCAGGGCACGATGCGCGGCACGCCGCCGATGTGACCGCGCCGCGCAACGGGGCCGCCGCGGCCGCCTTGCCGCTGGAGCCGGGCACGGTGCTCACGCGCATACGGATCGCGCAGATGGACTGCCCCACCGAGGAAACGCTGCTGCGCAAGCGGCTGGGCAACGTGGCCGCGGTACGCGCGCTGGACTTCGACCTGATGGCCCGCGTGCTGTCCGTGGTCCACCAGCCGGAGGCGCTGGACGAGGTATTGGACGGCATCCGGGCGCTGGGCATGACGCCCGACGTGCTTGCCGCCACGCCGGACCGGGCAGGCCCGGCCAGCGCGCCGGCCGCGGCGGAACCTCCGCGCTGGAAGCTGCTCGCGCTGGCGGGCGTGCTGGCGGCGCTGGCCGAAGCGGCGCATTTCGCCGGCGCGGCCGACGTGGCCACGGCGGTACTGGCCCTCGGTTCCGTACTCGCATGCGGGCTGAACACCTATCGCAAGGGCTGGATCGCCGTACGCAACGGCAATCTGAACATCAACGCCCTCATGAGCATCGCGGTTACCGGCGCCGCCATCATCGGCCAGTGGCCCGAAGCGGCCATGGTGATGTTCCTGTTCAATGTGGCCGAGCAGATCGAGGCCCGTTCGCTGGACCGTGCCCGCCATGCGGTGCGCGCCCTGCTCGACCTGGCGCCCCCGACCGCCACGCGCCGCCAGGCCGATGGAAGCTGGGCCGACGTGGCCGCCGCCGAACTCGCCGTGGGCGACATCGTCCGAGTGCGGCCGGGCGAGCGCATCGCCGCGGACGGCATCGTGACGTCCGGCCGCTCGTCGGTCGACCAGTCGGCCATCACCGGCGAATCGCTGCCGGCAGACAAAACCCCCGGCGACACTGTGTACGCCGCCACCGTGAACGCCCAGGGTTCGTTCGAATACCGCGTCAGCGCGGCGGCGCAGGATACGACGCTGGCGCGCATCATCCATGCGGTCGAACAGGCGACGGCGCGGCGGGCGCCTATGCAGCGCTTCATCGACCGGTTCTCGCGCGTGTACACGCCGGCGGTAGTGGGCGTGGCGGTGCTCGCGGCCTGCGTGCCGCCATTGCTCTGGGCGCAGCCGTGGACCGAGGCGGTGTACCGCGCGCTCGCGCTGCTGATCATCGCCTGCCCCTGCGCCCTCGTGATCTCGACGCCGGTGACCGTCGTCAGCGCGCTGACGGCAGCGTCCCGGCGCGGCATCCTGATCAAGGGCGGGGTCTACCTGGAGAACGGCCGCAAGCTGCGCTGGCTGGCGCTGGACAAGACCGGCACCCTGACGCACGGCAGGCCGACCCTGACCGATTTGCAGCCGGTCGGCGGTGCCGCCGCCACGATGCCGGTCGATGAACGCGCACGCGCGCCCGGGGGCGGCGCGATGAAGGAAAACGAGGCGGCAACCTCCGGCACGGCGCGGGCCGCGCGCCTGGTCGCCAGCCTGGCGGCGCGCTCGGACCATCCCGTGTCACGCGCCATCGCGGCGGGGCACGCAGGCGAATTGCACCTTGTCGACGACTTCGCCGCCCTGCCCGGCCGCGGCGTCACCGGCCGCATCGACGGCCGCCAGTACCACCTGGGCAATCGGCGCTTGATGGACGAACGCGGTGCTGCCACGCCGGCGCTGGTCCAGGCCCTCGACGCGCTGGAGGCGGAAGGCAAGACGGCGGTGGCGCTGTGCGATGAAAGCGGCGCCCTCGCCGTGGCGGCCGTGTCCGATACGGTACGTCCCGCCAGCCGCGCCGCCATCCAGGAACTGCATGCGCTGGGAATCCGGACGCTGATGCTTAGCGGGGACAACACCGCCGCGGTGCGCACGGTCGCGGGCGAGCTGGGCATCGATGACGCACGCGGCGATCAGTTGCCGGAAGAGAAACTGGCCGCCCTCGAATCGCGCATGGGCGATGGACTCGTCGGCATGGTCGGTGACGGCATCAACGATGCGCCGGCGCTGGCGCGCGCCGACATCGGCTTCGCGATGGGCGCGGCCGGCACGGGCACCGCAATCGAGACGGCGGACGTGGCCCTGATGGACGACGACCTGCGCAAGATCGGCGACTTCGTCCGGCTGTCGCGCGCCACGCATGCGGTACTGGTGCAGAACATCGCGCTGGCGCTGGGCATCAAGGCCGTCTTCCTGGGTTTGGCCCTGGCCGGCATGGCCACCCTGTGGATGGCGGTCTTCGCCGATGTCGGCACCAGCCTGCTCGTCGTGGCCAACGGCATGCGGCTGTTGAAGAAGTCCCCGGCCTGA
- a CDS encoding Bug family tripartite tricarboxylate transporter substrate binding protein encodes MLHTFKSSALRGLSALACLAVLAVSTQPARAQDSYPSRPIHMVVGFPPGGSNDIVARLLAPKLGEILGTSVVVDNRPGANAIIGTDYTVRAAPDGYTITLGSASPLAISPHTYSNMPFDPLKDLVGITTVAATPELIALNPKVPARTLQELVALSRTREVTFSSSGNGGLPHLAIELLKIASKGRIVHVPYKGAGPAITDAVGGHVDGIIVDLPALYAMVTEGKLRAIAVTNTHRADVMKDVPTSAEGGLPTVLAFNWFAVMAPARTPKPIVDKLYQALVQTVQSPDVKASLAKLGIEPFVQPSPEAFAAFMKSETVRWGEVARASGGKAD; translated from the coding sequence ATGCTGCATACGTTCAAATCCTCGGCCCTGCGCGGCCTGTCCGCGCTGGCCTGCCTGGCCGTCCTGGCCGTTTCGACGCAGCCCGCGCGGGCACAGGACAGCTACCCCTCGCGGCCGATCCACATGGTGGTGGGCTTTCCGCCTGGCGGTTCCAACGATATCGTCGCGCGCCTGCTGGCGCCCAAGCTGGGCGAAATCCTGGGGACCAGCGTCGTCGTCGACAACCGGCCGGGCGCCAATGCGATCATCGGCACCGATTACACCGTGCGTGCGGCGCCCGACGGCTACACCATCACGCTGGGCAGCGCCAGTCCGCTGGCGATCAGCCCGCACACCTACAGCAACATGCCGTTCGACCCGCTCAAGGACCTCGTCGGCATCACCACCGTGGCGGCGACGCCCGAGTTGATCGCGCTCAATCCCAAGGTGCCGGCCAGGACGCTGCAGGAGCTGGTCGCGCTGTCCCGCACGCGCGAGGTGACGTTTTCCTCGTCGGGCAACGGCGGCTTGCCGCACCTGGCCATCGAACTGCTGAAAATCGCCTCGAAGGGCCGTATCGTGCACGTGCCCTACAAAGGCGCCGGCCCGGCCATCACCGATGCGGTGGGCGGCCATGTCGACGGCATCATCGTCGACCTGCCCGCGCTCTACGCCATGGTGACCGAGGGCAAGCTGCGCGCCATTGCCGTGACGAATACCCATCGTGCCGACGTCATGAAGGACGTGCCGACCTCCGCTGAAGGCGGCTTGCCGACGGTGCTGGCCTTCAACTGGTTCGCCGTCATGGCGCCCGCCAGGACGCCCAAGCCCATCGTCGACAAGCTGTACCAGGCGCTGGTGCAGACGGTGCAGTCGCCGGACGTCAAGGCCAGCCTGGCCAAGCTGGGCATCGAGCCCTTCGTGCAGCCGTCGCCCGAGGCCTTCGCCGCGTTCATGAAATCCGAGACGGTGCGGTGGGGCGAGGTGGCGCGGGCCTCCGGCGGCAAGGCGGACTGA